From the genome of Cytobacillus firmus, one region includes:
- a CDS encoding DUF92 domain-containing protein — protein MFESIAIIIFILITSLAGYYFRLLTFSGSIAAFIVGAAAGWGFGFYGLLVLGFFFASSSFWSKFKSHKKKEFENKHAKGSRRDWQQVAANGGIAAIASIFNLLDPSQVWLIMFLIGLAAANSDTWASEIGSLSQKLPISLKTWRTIETGTSGAVSSLGTLAALSGSFIIALLSNVLFDISTYEVLLIGVFGFAGNLIDSLLGAFFQAEYKCPLCSSIVETAQHCGQTAFLIKGWHFVDNDFVNFFSGLASASVGMLLYILLA, from the coding sequence ATGTTTGAATCCATAGCTATTATTATTTTTATATTGATCACATCCCTGGCCGGATATTATTTCCGATTACTGACCTTTTCAGGCAGTATAGCGGCATTCATTGTGGGTGCGGCAGCAGGCTGGGGATTTGGTTTTTATGGCCTTCTTGTCCTGGGGTTCTTTTTTGCAAGTTCAAGCTTCTGGTCAAAATTTAAAAGCCATAAAAAAAAGGAATTCGAAAATAAGCATGCAAAAGGATCAAGAAGGGATTGGCAGCAGGTTGCTGCAAATGGAGGCATAGCCGCAATTGCCAGCATATTTAATCTGCTGGATCCATCACAGGTTTGGCTGATAATGTTTCTTATCGGACTGGCTGCAGCAAACTCGGATACATGGGCATCAGAAATTGGCTCATTAAGTCAAAAACTCCCCATTTCTCTGAAAACCTGGAGGACAATCGAAACGGGTACTTCCGGTGCTGTCAGCTCTCTCGGGACACTTGCAGCTTTGTCAGGTTCTTTTATAATAGCCCTTCTATCAAATGTGCTGTTTGACATTTCAACTTATGAGGTTTTACTTATTGGAGTTTTTGGGTTTGCAGGAAATTTGATTGATTCTTTATTGGGTGCTTTTTTTCAAGCTGAATACAAGTGCCCGCTATGCAGTTCAATCGTGGAAACTGCACAACATTGCGGGCAGACGGCCTTTTTGATAAAAGGCTGGCATTTTGTAGATAATGATTTTGTTAATTTTTTTTCAGGTTTAGCTTCTGCCTCAGTGGGAATGCTTCTATATATCTTATTGGCATAA
- a CDS encoding 5-formyltetrahydrofolate cyclo-ligase → MEIDKKVLRKQMQDRMKELSKPEYEQLSYQIATSLYSTTLWSQAKTIGITVSKAPEADTWQIIRRAWEEGKRVVVPKCIPQSKQMEFRELNSFMDLESVFYGLWEPNPKKTDEVRSEEIDTLIVPGLAYMKNGFRLGFGGGYYDRFLEHYKGRTVSLAFEMQVITRFPVENHDKPVEMIITDQQVCDV, encoded by the coding sequence ATGGAAATTGATAAGAAGGTCCTTAGGAAGCAAATGCAGGATCGGATGAAGGAATTGAGCAAGCCTGAGTATGAACAGCTATCCTATCAAATTGCCACAAGCCTTTATAGCACCACTTTATGGAGCCAGGCCAAAACGATAGGAATAACGGTTTCAAAGGCGCCTGAGGCTGATACATGGCAGATCATCAGAAGAGCTTGGGAAGAAGGGAAGAGGGTTGTTGTCCCGAAGTGCATACCTCAATCAAAGCAAATGGAGTTCCGTGAATTGAATAGCTTCATGGATTTGGAGTCAGTATTTTATGGATTATGGGAGCCAAATCCGAAAAAAACGGATGAAGTCCGCAGTGAAGAAATCGATACTTTAATCGTTCCCGGACTGGCATACATGAAAAACGGCTTCCGGCTTGGGTTTGGTGGAGGATATTATGATCGTTTTCTCGAGCATTATAAAGGAAGAACGGTTTCACTGGCTTTTGAAATGCAGGTTATAACCCGCTTTCCAGTGGAAAACCATGACAAGCCGGTGGAAATGATAATTACCGATCAGCAGGTGTGTGATGTTTGA
- the rpmG gene encoding 50S ribosomal protein L33, with the protein MRVNITLACTECGDRNYISKKNKRNNPDRLELKKYCPRDKRSTAHRETK; encoded by the coding sequence ATGCGTGTAAACATTACGTTAGCTTGCACAGAATGTGGAGATCGTAACTATATTTCTAAAAAAAATAAACGAAATAATCCAGATCGTCTTGAGCTTAAAAAATATTGCCCAAGAGACAAGCGTTCGACTGCACATCGCGAAACAAAATAA